In Kitasatospora sp. NA04385, a single genomic region encodes these proteins:
- a CDS encoding cation diffusion facilitator family transporter, which yields MSEQRTVTGTPGDSGGESVTTVVVAGLCNLGIAFAKAVAGAISGSSAMLSEAAHSFADTVTEVLLFLSLKRSARPADDEHPLGYGRERYLWALLASFATFVGGAVFSIHDGIHTFQYGEELGSPALSYLILAVAFVLESVSLSRTVRQLRGETRRHRVGGYRYLRHTPDTAVKAVFLEDCAALVGLLFAFGGLLGAQLTGDALWDGLASVLIGALLAWVAYVLARDNASLLIGRSLPERDERAITEALTAQPQVVRVLDLVTSVHGPDDVLVAAKVDFADLATATDIETACDRAERAVRHAVPSVTRVYLDPTPPRT from the coding sequence ATGAGCGAGCAACGGACGGTGACCGGCACCCCCGGGGACAGCGGCGGCGAGAGCGTCACCACGGTGGTCGTCGCGGGCCTCTGCAACCTCGGCATCGCGTTCGCCAAGGCCGTGGCGGGCGCGATCAGCGGCTCCAGCGCGATGCTCTCCGAGGCCGCGCACTCCTTCGCCGACACCGTCACCGAGGTGCTGCTCTTCCTCTCGCTCAAGCGCAGCGCCCGCCCCGCCGACGACGAGCACCCGCTCGGCTACGGCCGCGAGCGCTACCTGTGGGCGCTGCTCGCCTCCTTCGCGACCTTCGTCGGCGGCGCGGTGTTCTCGATCCACGACGGCATCCACACCTTCCAGTACGGCGAGGAGCTGGGCAGCCCGGCCCTCTCCTACCTGATCCTGGCCGTCGCCTTCGTCCTGGAGTCCGTCTCGCTCTCCCGGACGGTCCGCCAGCTGCGCGGCGAGACCCGCCGGCACCGGGTCGGCGGCTACCGCTACCTGCGGCACACCCCGGACACCGCCGTGAAGGCGGTCTTCCTGGAGGACTGCGCCGCCCTGGTCGGCCTGCTGTTCGCCTTCGGCGGCCTGCTCGGCGCCCAGCTCACCGGTGACGCCCTGTGGGACGGCCTGGCCTCCGTGCTGATCGGCGCCCTGCTCGCCTGGGTCGCCTACGTCCTGGCCCGGGACAACGCCTCGCTGCTGATCGGCCGCTCCCTCCCCGAGCGCGACGAGCGCGCCATCACCGAGGCCCTGACCGCCCAGCCCCAGGTCGTCCGGGTCCTCGACCTGGTCACCAGCGTGCACGGCCCCGATGACGTCCTGGTCGCCGCCAAGGTCGACTTCGCCGACCTCGCCACCGCCACCGACATCGAGACCGCCTGCGACCGCGCCGAACGCGCCGTCCGCCACGCCGTCCCCTCCGTCACCCGGGTCTACCTCGACCCCACCCCGCCCCGCACCTGA
- a CDS encoding ATP-binding protein, with the protein MLATHLYSTPLVALRELVQNAHDSHTRRKLEDPEGAYRPLIRVTGDPAARTVSIEDNGAGLTEPEIHAYLATVGTGYTRMLRDLTGNQDLIGAFGLGFLSAFSVAEEVTVTTASHREPAAAHTYRSRGGEQYSVERAPARPGPGTVVRLRLKAEHAHLADEHALREVLARYCVLLPIAVYVGGDERPVNDVAVPWRQDAPGSAHLHRMRFASAFARSFEPLTAFPVTPVEDRTDAVGLLWVQDGGTYGSSDNRDLAVYLRGMLLADDARDLLPSWAGFIGGVVESTRLTPTASREDLQRDEHYRALQQALADAIVDGLYETARLHPAAWRRILARHGQDLLGAALCDERLFTLLADDVPVPTSQGELTAGALRAAGSGAVHVALGSGGGFEEMLYRAMQVPIARGDRYAVLPFLRRYARLRDCRIVELGSESGNKELFRAPDVPLPAEQQAWLAAALTEDGEQLVPARFDPPGLPLVLVPDREAELKARIEDDRADSRIPSAALQLARAFTARTDGAVRARLYLNLASPAVRDLLAAYRDGHTGAATAAALLRSLKVIMAAASGSAGGDLGAALSGISTAVAALTAAVPADGLSAVPDTISVEAADAADAADAADLPQGDEER; encoded by the coding sequence GTGCTCGCCACGCACCTCTACTCCACCCCGCTGGTGGCGCTGCGCGAACTGGTGCAGAACGCCCACGACTCGCACACCCGGCGGAAGTTGGAGGACCCGGAGGGGGCGTACCGCCCGCTGATCCGGGTCACCGGCGACCCGGCGGCGCGGACGGTGTCGATCGAGGACAACGGCGCGGGGCTGACCGAGCCGGAGATCCACGCGTACCTGGCGACCGTCGGCACCGGCTACACCCGGATGCTGCGCGACCTCACCGGCAACCAGGACCTGATCGGCGCCTTCGGGCTCGGCTTCCTCTCGGCGTTCTCGGTGGCCGAGGAGGTGACCGTCACCACCGCCTCGCACCGCGAGCCGGCGGCCGCGCACACCTACCGCAGCCGGGGCGGCGAGCAGTACAGCGTGGAGCGGGCCCCGGCGCGGCCCGGGCCGGGGACGGTGGTGCGGCTGCGGCTGAAGGCCGAGCACGCGCACCTCGCCGACGAGCACGCGCTGCGCGAGGTGCTGGCCCGGTACTGCGTGCTGCTGCCGATCGCGGTGTACGTCGGCGGGGACGAGCGGCCGGTCAACGACGTGGCGGTGCCCTGGCGGCAGGACGCGCCGGGCTCGGCGCACCTGCACCGGATGCGCTTCGCCTCGGCGTTCGCCCGCAGCTTCGAGCCGCTCACCGCCTTCCCGGTGACGCCCGTCGAGGACCGCACGGACGCGGTCGGGCTGCTGTGGGTGCAGGACGGCGGGACGTACGGGTCGAGCGACAACCGGGACCTGGCGGTCTACCTGCGCGGCATGCTGCTCGCCGACGACGCCCGGGACCTGCTGCCCAGCTGGGCCGGGTTCATCGGCGGCGTGGTCGAGTCGACCCGGCTCACCCCCACCGCCAGCCGCGAGGACCTCCAGCGCGACGAGCACTACCGGGCGCTCCAGCAGGCGCTGGCCGACGCGATCGTGGACGGCCTGTACGAGACCGCCCGGCTGCACCCGGCGGCCTGGCGGCGGATCCTGGCCCGGCACGGCCAGGACCTGCTGGGCGCGGCGCTCTGCGACGAGCGGCTGTTCACGCTGCTCGCCGACGACGTCCCGGTGCCGACCTCGCAGGGCGAGCTGACCGCGGGCGCGCTGCGGGCCGCGGGCTCCGGCGCGGTGCACGTGGCGCTGGGCAGCGGCGGCGGCTTCGAGGAGATGCTGTACCGGGCGATGCAGGTGCCGATCGCCCGCGGCGACCGGTACGCGGTGCTGCCGTTCCTGCGCCGCTACGCCCGGCTGCGGGACTGCCGGATCGTCGAACTCGGCAGCGAGAGCGGCAACAAGGAGCTGTTCCGGGCCCCGGACGTGCCGCTGCCCGCCGAGCAGCAGGCCTGGCTGGCGGCCGCGCTGACCGAGGACGGCGAGCAGCTGGTGCCCGCCAGGTTCGACCCGCCCGGGCTGCCGCTGGTGCTGGTGCCGGACCGCGAGGCCGAGCTGAAGGCGCGGATCGAGGACGACCGGGCGGACTCCCGCATCCCGTCCGCCGCCCTGCAGTTGGCGCGGGCGTTCACCGCGCGCACCGACGGCGCGGTCAGGGCCCGGCTGTACCTGAACCTGGCCTCGCCGGCCGTCCGCGACCTGCTGGCCGCGTACCGGGACGGGCACACCGGGGCGGCCACCGCCGCGGCGCTGCTGCGCTCGCTGAAGGTCATCATGGCGGCGGCCTCCGGCTCCGCGGGCGGCGACCTGGGGGCGGCGCTGTCCGGGATCTCCACCGCGGTGGCCGCGCTCACCGCGGCCGTGCCCGCCGACGGGCTGTCGGCGGTGCCCGACACCATCTCCGTCGAGGCCGCCGACGCCGCAGATGCCGCTGACGCCGCAGACCTTCCGCAGGGGGACGAGGAACGATGA
- a CDS encoding acyl-CoA dehydrogenase family protein — MRRTVYNEDHEAFRETIRDFIANEVVPVYGSWEEAGHPPRDFYRKLGELGVFGIEVPEEYGGAGESGFKYQAVIYEETARAGVTFGSSGVHTGLVLPYLMEYASEEQKRRWLPGFVSGEIMTAIAMTEPGAGSDLAGIATTAKLSEDGTHYVLNGAKTFITGGVLADLVLVVCRTAPYDPADRRAGLSILCVDTKSEGYAVGRKLQKIGLRTSDTAELSFTDVKVPVADLLGEEGRAFSYLTHNLVQERLAIAVGAYASAAAAVRFAVQYVKDRKVFGKAVAEFQNTKFSLADCQAQVLAQQAMVDQALELYQNGELTVADAAAAKLFCTESASGVIDQCLQLHGGYGYILEYPIARLYADNRVFRIYGGTSEVMRTIIAKSLGL, encoded by the coding sequence GTGCGCCGCACCGTGTACAACGAGGACCACGAGGCGTTCCGGGAGACCATCCGGGACTTCATCGCCAACGAGGTCGTCCCGGTCTACGGGAGCTGGGAGGAGGCCGGCCACCCGCCGCGCGACTTCTACCGCAAGCTCGGCGAGCTGGGCGTGTTCGGCATCGAGGTCCCGGAGGAGTACGGCGGCGCGGGCGAGAGCGGCTTCAAGTACCAGGCCGTGATCTACGAGGAGACCGCCCGCGCGGGCGTCACCTTCGGCTCCTCGGGCGTGCACACCGGCCTGGTGCTGCCGTACCTGATGGAGTACGCCTCGGAGGAGCAGAAGCGGCGCTGGCTGCCCGGCTTCGTCTCGGGCGAGATCATGACCGCCATCGCGATGACCGAGCCGGGCGCGGGCTCCGACCTGGCGGGCATCGCCACCACGGCGAAGCTGTCCGAGGACGGCACCCACTACGTCCTCAACGGCGCCAAGACCTTCATCACCGGCGGCGTGCTGGCCGACCTGGTGCTGGTGGTCTGCCGCACCGCCCCGTACGACCCGGCGGACCGCCGCGCGGGCCTGTCCATCCTGTGCGTGGACACGAAGTCCGAGGGCTACGCGGTCGGCCGCAAGCTGCAGAAGATCGGCCTGCGCACCTCGGACACCGCGGAGCTGTCCTTCACCGACGTCAAGGTCCCGGTGGCGGACCTGCTCGGCGAGGAGGGCCGGGCGTTCTCCTACCTGACGCACAACCTGGTGCAGGAGCGCCTGGCCATCGCCGTCGGCGCGTACGCCTCGGCGGCGGCCGCGGTGCGCTTCGCGGTGCAGTACGTCAAGGACCGCAAGGTGTTCGGCAAGGCGGTCGCCGAGTTCCAGAACACCAAGTTCTCGCTGGCCGACTGCCAGGCCCAGGTGCTCGCCCAGCAGGCGATGGTCGACCAGGCGCTGGAGCTCTACCAGAACGGCGAGCTGACGGTGGCGGACGCCGCCGCGGCCAAGCTGTTCTGCACCGAGTCGGCCTCCGGGGTGATCGACCAGTGCCTGCAGCTGCACGGCGGCTACGGCTACATCCTGGAGTACCCGATCGCCCGGCTCTACGCCGACAACCGGGTGTTCCGGATCTACGGCGGCACCAGCGAGGTCATGCGGACGATCATCGCCAAGTCGCTCGGCCTGTAG
- a CDS encoding cupin, producing MTEQPTRIDLNALAEEHAAKAAASPHGRSAHLLLHDGVLRQTVIALRAGAVLDEHNAPVAASLQVLRGRVALTVAGRRQEAGPGELHPIPQERHGLLAHTDAVVLLTAVTA from the coding sequence ATGACCGAGCAGCCGACCCGGATCGACCTGAACGCCCTGGCCGAGGAGCACGCCGCCAAGGCCGCCGCCAGCCCGCACGGCCGCAGCGCCCACCTGCTGCTGCACGACGGGGTGCTGCGGCAGACCGTGATCGCGCTGCGCGCCGGGGCGGTGCTGGACGAGCACAACGCCCCGGTCGCGGCCAGCCTCCAGGTGCTGCGCGGCCGGGTCGCGCTGACCGTCGCGGGCCGCCGGCAGGAGGCCGGCCCGGGCGAGCTGCACCCGATCCCGCAGGAGCGGCACGGCCTGCTCGCCCACACCGACGCGGTGGTGCTGCTCACCGCCGTCACCGCCTGA